In Setaria viridis chromosome 5, Setaria_viridis_v4.0, whole genome shotgun sequence, the genomic stretch CCTGGCCTGCACCATGCCCATGTGTCGATCCTGGTTTCagtgaaattaaaaaaaatatggcgTGCGGGCATGCTCCTAATACGTATACTAAAGTTTCTAGCTTTAAAACCTCCTCATGTTTATGGTCCATGTAGAATCCACATATTGTTCAGTAGGATCCACACACTATTTATGTGAGACCCACACTATTTAGATGGGACCCATATGGCACCCATATAAACCCACGTACTCTTTAGTAGGACCCACACATTATTTGGTGAGATCCACAGTACGGTTGAGTGGGTCTCATgatcatttttaaaaaaaattcaatggTGAGTTTTTCTATAATTTGCAGTTATATTATATGGAAAGTAAAAaatacatttattttttttctatgtatAAAAGAACTAAAATTTGTATACTATATTCATTTATGGTAGCTCTATTATTTTTTGAACTTGGGTTTCACTTCATAAACTCACAAAATATGATTGAACTATTCATTCATCGGTACTTTTATCTTTTACCTCTATCAAAACCAAGATCAGTTAACATAGCACGTCAATCCGTCAACTATATCTATTAACACCCAAAAGTCAATAAGTTCCTAAGCAAAAAAGTTATAAAGTGCATAGATGACTATtatgataaaaaaattatttgaattTAATATTGGATGCGACCAATTTGATTTTAGAttatattgtattttttttatttggctCAATGCGTTGTGCCATGCTACTTTGAGCATAGTAAGGTAATTAATTCGCATCTCATCATTATTTCAAGTTAACGATCTTTCGTATCGCTTGCCAACATGACTAGTTGCTATTTAGGGTTGTCTAATCAAGACTCATGGTATCATTCCAGATTATGTCGCCGCAGAAAATCTATCATCCCCTGCAATCTTGAACTCCAAGTCTCCCAGCCTACTTACTAAATTAATGCCATGATATCCTCCTGCTATgtgctctctttcttcttttacgcttgcatacttttctgTAAGATGCAGCAAACGGTTTCGTCCACCGGTGAAACACCACGGCTTGAAGCCAATGCAGAGATGCCGAAGGCTAAGGTCAGCGTGATGATTTCTCTGGCATGATTCGTTGGTTGTCCTCTGTTCTGTGGGCACAGATCAACCAAAGAAACATGGAAGCAAGAGCAGGTTTTAAGATTCTTTCGTAATGTTCTTGCAGTATTCTGAATAGTGGATATCAATGTAGGCCCAACAAAAAAGATGAACGAGGCATGAAGTGTTTTCCTTGCCTTCTCCAACTGATAGTGCATTGCGATGCGCTACTCAGCTTACAAAAATTACCAGAAGTGAAATACTCTTTACAAAATACTACGCCATCATCCTCCTAAAAAGAAACACGAAAGCTTCTATAGCTTataactaattaatgaatctatAGACATGGTGTACCCCGCTAATATGCACAACCAAATGTTACTTGCGACCGAACCAATGTAAAATCCCTTGTTCAGGACATCATTCCTAGCTCGAATATCGTAATCATCTCTTCTGGAAGTTGAGCTTCATGATGGCGAAGCCGAACAGGGCAGCAAAGAGAACCGCGAACGCCACGACCACTGCGGCAACCCACCCCAGCCAGCTGTGCTTGAAGTCGAAGTAGTCCTCGATGAACACCTTCACGGTCTTGCCGTTGTCCATCTCCGTCATCATATCGCCGAACTGCGACACCACCAGCCCATACAGCGTCCACGCCACGGGGCATATCCAGCAGTACcacctccaccaaatcggcactcTCTGAACGTAGCGATGGCAAAAGAATGGAAATGAGCTGTGGAAATGGTTGGTAAACAAGAGTAAGAACAGGGTCATGACGAGGGCTTACAGGACGCGGGATGATGAACCCAGAGAAGAGGTTCCAGATGGCGTAGAACGCTGAGGACACGATCGAGGCGATGTGGTAGTTTGGTGTCAGGCCGACGGCCATCATGCCGTAGAATGTGAAGTAGAGCAGCGTGAAGTACCCAAAGAAGAGGTACCAGAAGAACTTGGCAGCCGTCCACTCGAAGCCGATCATCGAGTACACTATGACACCGTATAGGATATCTTGAGCCAATGCGTAAGGGAGCTCGATGACAACCTGCCAGGACACGTGTCGATCAGTGGCATGCTCTCTATAATATGGGACAACCAGCAGCAGAAAAGGACAGTATGGAATTGATTTCCTGGAGAACCATTCACCTGGCCAAATGCATATGGGAAAGCTGAGTACATGCCCGCAGCTCTTTCACGGTAAAAGACAGTCCGCTCCACAGCCACCACTGGCTGAACTGAGGTACAGTTCATGACACCGATGAACAGCACCGCAGAGTACATTGATCCCATGGCGTTTAACAAGTCTTGTGACGTTTTCCTGGATTAAGAAGCAAAATTTCAATAAAATTTTGAAGGTCACCACTTGTTTTCCATAAGCAATGGTACAGTTCAGCATGACTTACACTTTGCCACCAAGGTCCCAAAAGATGGTGCCCAGGAGAAGAGCAATGATGGTGGTGAAAAAGAACCTAACGGTATTGTAAGGAGGGTTTCTCCAGTATGACAGGTTCTGCTTCCACAGGCAAGCCATGCATTGTGTGATGGAAGACTGCGCGTACTTGCTAGGGAAATGCAGGTCACTTGAACCTGGTGCTGGTTGGCTTAGTTCCTTTATCAAGGCTTTGTTCCTCCTGTAAAACATAATGAGCAATACATCATCTACTGAAGAAATTCCCTGGAAAAGGTAAGGTTGGTAATAGTGAAAAGTGCGAAGTGCGTCAGCATGTACCCTGGCGGTACTTAATTCTGCTGGATAACTTTAGTATGGCAAGTTACAAAACATTGGCCTACCGTAATTTTTAGTTGTTTAGCATTTTTCCTAGTTGTTACTCTTTAAGATGAAGTTACTAGGTAGGATTGGAATTTACTTACTGGTACAGTTCAGAGTTCTTGTATATCTCACTGAAGTCCACACCAAGAATCTGTTCCTGAGAGACTGTAGTCACTTCCAGCATCCATGTTGCCGGATTGTAGCCATCTTTAATTTTGCTGACCCCTTGAATCCCCtggaaaatatgaaaccacaTGATTTTCGTAATAATTTTAAAGAATTTCAATAGATGGGTTTTCAGATTCCTGTAATATCATTTTACCTCGAAATACTTGATAAGCTCTGAAGAATGATGGCCAAGTGGACCAGCATAGATCTCTTCTCCACCACGCTTCATCAGGAAAAGCTGCAGGCATTAATCAAACATTTTAGACCTTGCAAGTTGCATCATAGTTCAAGGTTAGAAAACCACAGCCACAGCAAAACCAGTATGACTAATCTAGGACAGGTACCAAGTGAGTAGAGGGTAGTTGGAAGAAATATCTTATGTGAAATCTCACTGACCTCATCGAATGCTTCAAATATGTCAATGCTAGGCTGATGTATCGTGCAGACCACCGTCCTACCAGTATCGACAGTGTTCCTCACCGTCCGCATCACAATTGCAGCTGCCCGGGCATCAAGCCCTGAGGTTGGTTCATCCATAAAGATGATTGACGGATTTGCAACAAGCTCCACAGCAATGGTGAGCCTTTTCCTCTGCTCAGTTGACAGGCCATTCACTCCAGGAAGTCCAACCAAAGAATCCCTCAGTGGTTTGAGCTCCACAAGCTCCATCACCTCCTCAATGAAGATCTGCACACATAAAGGTAAGCAACTATCTACCAAGTATCCACTGATGGTGGAAGACAACTATTTTGTGAAACTGACCTTTCTTGTGTTTGAATCTACATCCTTGGGAAGCCGGAGCCATGCTGAGAAAAGCAGTGACTCATAGACTGTCACCTGTGGCGAGTGGATATCATTTTGTTCACAGTATCCTGATATGCGCGCGAAGGTCTCTTGTTTCTTCGGGTATCCTGAAATGCTGATGTCTCCTTCAATGTATCCACCTGTCTTTCTCCCAGCCAGCACATCCATCAAAGTAGTTTTTCCTGCACCACTGACGCCCATTAGTGCCGTCAGCACACCAGGCCTAAAAGACCCACTGACACCTTTGAGGAGCTCCAGACGATCTTCTTGTACACCTTGTGCTTTCATTTCCTGAATTCAATTTCACAACCAAGATTACAAACTGGGATGAATTACCTTCGTTGATAGTGTAAAAGAAACAGTTTTCTATATTTCACCTGTGGCATGTCAACAGAGTATCTGATGTTGTCAAACGTGAGTGAAAGCGGGACAAATGGAAGGATCATCCCCCTTTTAGCTGGGGAAGAATCATCTTCCCCGATTGCTGAATCAGTTTCAGTGTTGGCTCTTGTTGATCGATGACTTCTTGCAGATACCAAGTGATTGCCATCCAGAACCTCGCCTTTCATGTTGGCATGCTTCTCATTCAGCTCCTCTTCAGATACTGATGGCCGCGAGTTGCCATATGCtgggaaaaaacaagaaaaaatcaTTAACAGGTTCCGATATTGTAAAATCCAGGAACAATGAATAATCCAGTTTGGGAATTACTCACGTTTAAGGTATGTAAGGGCAAGAGTGAAGAGAGCATTGAAGAGTATGGTGAACCCAACCATTGCACCAAAGCCAATCCAGTACCACTTTGCTTCTGTGAAAACTCCACGGGACTTAAGGACTTGCACACCTAGGGTCTCATTGGAGGCAGTGGCATTCAATATTTTGTCCCAGCTGTGCCCCAACATCTCATTCACTGAAATGGCATTCTGCGCATACATCATTGGGGAGATCCAGTAGCCCCAGATCCaccatttctttattttttctgcAAGACGAAATACAAAGAAGCATTGGTTTATGAAGAAGCTGCATTGGAAAGAATAACAATGAGAGAAATAAGAGCACTTACCTCTTACTAGAATAAATCCTCCCAACACCATGACAACAAGCAACATAAACGACGCAAAGACATTAGCAACAATCATGTTCCTCGCTGCCCCACCAATAAACCGGAAGAGTGCTGCTGCCATCTGATTGACTGCTAACAGAAGCAGATACTGCTTGAAGAACCTGAAGGCAACTACTACTGTTAGAACATTCACATTACATTGCCAGAGTAATAAGAATGGTAAGGATACACATTAAACACGCAGATCTCACCTGCCGACATTTGGGTCAAATCCAATGACATAGTATGTCAAAAACACATAACCGCCAACCTCGATAAATGTGATAGGTATCTTGAGGATCCATGAGGGTATAGTGTAGGACCATGCCGGAAAGAAAAGGAGATCCCTCTGTTTGAAGAATACAGGCAGCTTGAAGACAGTGAGTGCCAGCTCAGAGAAAccattaaacatgatcataagcACGCCAAAGAAGAGAGCACCCATGTAGAGGCCCCCATCGGTCACTGTGTCATGCTTCATCTTCGTTCGGAAGAAGAGAGTCATTGCAATTATTGACATCAGCATCAGCTGTAATGCCATAGCACAAAGGAGTCAGTCATGTTTCAGTTATTCTTACTTACATGCTAATCAACCATACTTTTGGACTCGTCACTTACCTGGAAAGTTCTGAACATGTAGACAAAAGAGTTCCTCTTCATGAGAAGGATCTCCCTGTCTATGTTTGCTTTCAGCAGCTCCTTGCCACTCACACCATACCTCGTGGTGGTTAGTGCGGCTGGGTGGCTTTTGCTCTTGTCGAATGGAACAGCAAGTTCATTTGCTATAGCCCTCCCAGCGTGGAATGACTTGAACGCAGTTGCAAATTCCTTCACCGGCACAAACCTGTAGGGCTCATCACGCCGCGCCCAGTACTGTTTCTGATCTTTTTTCGAAGTCACCTGCTCACCATTTCAAAGGAGATATGGTCAAAAGAACTTTATGCATGTATATACTGAAATATGGTGGCGCAACACATACTTCTTGCAAGAAGTCAGCAACACCCTTCCTCTCAGGGCATCTGAAACCCAGGGACTCGAAAAACTCAAGAACTTCTTCTCGAGGGCCCTGGTACACAACCTGGCCATCTGAGAGGAGGATGATGTCATCAAACAGATTGTATGTCTCAGGTGCTGGCTGAAGCAAGGAGATGACAGCTGTGCCACCGAGGATGTGGATGGACTGCCTGAGTGAGTTCACGATCTGGAATGTAGTGGAGCTATCAAGCCCAGTCGAGATCTCATCCATAAAAAGCGCCCTGGCTGGACCAACCAGCATCTCGCCTACAGGAAACATCCAAATGATATCATTCAGAACTCATAAAGTACTTCAGAAAAGCCAATGTTCTTGAGCTAAAATCGTTATAAAGGACTGTTTACCGGTTGTAACACGTTTTCGTTGTCCACCAGATATGCCCCTGAGCATCTCATCCCCTACCATTGTGTCCGCGCATATCTCTAGTCCTAATATCTGCAGCAAGTAATGTGTACATAATTAAGACATGGCTAATTCAATCTAGAAACTAGAATTAGTCGTGATTGAGACTAAAAGTTGCATGTACCTTCAGAATATAGTCAGTGACCACATTGGCCTCTTGCCCGCCCATTGCAGATGCCTAATTAAATTAAGCAGGAAAACCGTACTCAGTTTTGATTCTTTTGGTTAAAAATTCATGAAAATATAATCAAAAGATGGGAGATCTACTGGATTTAGGGTTCGCTTGCCTTCATGAATGCATCAATATCAGCATCAGGCTTGATATTGGCCGCCTTCTCTCGCCTCGATAGCTCAGTCAGCATATCTAACAACATAAAAGGAAAGGAGCTAAACCTGATAAGCATATCAGCGAAACCATGCAAATCCCACACAGTAGGCAAGCCGAACAAATGAATATGCATGTGCTCGCGTGACTAGTTGCTCAGAATTGTACCAAAGCGGGAGCCAACACCCTGGCAACGTGCTGAGAATGCAAGCGTCTCCCTCACAGTCATCTCTCCGATGTGGAGGTCATGCTGGCTGATGTACGTCCTCTCTGGAACAAACTCCGTCATCTCGTGCCCATTGTAGGTCACTTTGCCCGTAACCTGCACAGTATCTCATCACATTAGGCACTGTATATTTTTGCTAATCCTTACAGCATTTCAGCAGTTGCCGACCTAAAGTGCTCTGTTTCTAATCTTGGCTGCCCATTTTTGTGCATAAGTTGAGAACAAAAGAGATTTTGATGAAATGCGGTAACGAGGGGATACAGATTGGTTTCTCGAAGGCATAATCATTGCAAATAACTGCAGTATGGCACTCCATTTTCACTACCTTGAGGTCTTTGTCAAGCCTTCCGGCCAACGCGAGCAGCAAAGTGGTCTTCCCTGATCCGGGTGGGCCTAACAGAAGGGTCATCCTGCACCAACGTAAAGAACGTGAGGTTGACTGgttgaagaagagaagaaatcGAATCCTTAGAGTCCCAGATTACTTTAAATAATCCAGTCTCCAACACAAGACAAACACCAATAGGATTATTCTAGATGTTGAAAGGAACATCTCATCATCTCTGTAGGTAAGAAAACAATTTGACATGCTTAATAAGGAGAACAAAACACGAAGAGCGAACATTTTACTCCACTACCTGCGAGGCTTGATGATTCCGCTGACGTCGTGGAGGATGGGCATCGTCCGCTTCCTACTGGGCAGTAAGTGCAGCGCGTTCGCCGCTTCCTGAGTCGAACAAGAGGCGCACACCAATCGCAAATTCAAAATCAGCAATCGTCCTTCGCTATCACATACACAGGCGGAAATCTCACAACGCACGAACGAACCGGCGCGATGGCCGCGCGCGTACCTCGACCGTGTTGACGATGGAGTTGAGAACGGTGGGGAGGCCGCTGCTGCCGACGCGCACCTCGGCCTCCGCCTCGAGGTTCTGAAACCGCACCTCGATCGTGGGCATGTCGATCCCGACCCTGCGCCAACCCAAATCGTCAAACACGCGGGCGAGGGTGAACCGCGGCGGAGCGGGCGAGGGCTCGGCTTAGTACAGTACCTGTCGACGCGGTCCTTGAGCTTGAGCAGGAAGCGCTCGTTGTCCTCGTCGGCGACGCGCACGAGGCGCTCCAGCAGCGCCCGGCGCTGCTGCGGGCCGAGGCTGAgcacgtcgacgtcgacgacccccttcccgccgcccgcggcctcggcgccgtcgccgccgaggccgagcgGGACGATGGCGCGGCGGACGCGGTCGTAGGTGGGCAGCTTCTCGAGTGCGGCCCACCGCagcgcctcctcgtcgtcctcctccctgGACGAGCGCGAGAACACGTCGTCCCCGCGCCGCCACATGGACCCGCTGTCCCCCCGCCGCATGCTCGCCACCTTCTGGATGTCCCCCGCCGCGTCCATCTCCgtacccctcctcctcctcctcctcctcctcctcttcctacTCGGcttctcccccgccgccgcctcctaatTCCTAAATGCTAATCCCCTGCCAATCCCGCTCCAACGCCGAGCGGATTCCCGTGCGTTCTTCTTGGGGTGCGTGCGTGCGCTTTCCCCGTTTAACGGCGGAAGGCTGCCGAGGCGGAGAGAGCACCTCGGTGGGGGTTTTTGTAGGGGTGATGCGTTGGAACGGAACGAAACCGGGTTGGCTCGCGGTCGTGACGGTCAGAGGAGTGGGGTCCGGGAGGCCGCTTGGCTGCCAAGACACCTCGCCGCGCCGAacccgcgccgccccgggcGCCTGGCCGCCTGGTGCGGTCGCTGCTTGTGCTGCAGGGCAGGGGCGCAGGGCTGGCCGCTTGTCGCTTCTAGAAGGCGAGCTGTTTTCGTATGGGAAAATGGAAGAGGATCTGTTGACTGGCATAGCGGGGAGGATTTAATTAAGCAGGCGACCTTCTAGAAGGAGACGCGCGCGACCCGTTGACGGTCGCACGCCTGTGCATGATCCTGCGCGGCAGCATCAACGCCAAGCGAATTTGCAGCCATCTTTTGTCAATTAGGAGTTGGGACAGCTCGTGGGGTGAAACTGACCAATCGAGCTGGAGAATCAAGATTCTTCAGCTGCGTGACCATCAAACCTaagccagaaaaaaaaaacaaaggctAATAATGTTGGCTTTTTGTTAAACGattgtttttttaaatattgttACACGGTTGTCAGTGTCGCAAAGTTTAAATATCCATGAAGAATTTATGATATGGCACATTTCGCTCTTTACAAAACTGCCACATCATCTATAGCATGATGAAATCAAGAATGAAATAACTCCTACAATGCAAGGTTTCATTTTATGTTTTCCAACGTCAGTGATAGAATTTAGCTCATGCATGATGTGGAAGTATTTGATTAGGGTCCTGTTTGGATATGGGgtattaaaatttaacaccccacttttaatatttttttatcacatTGCCTCCCAAACACATGTGTTAAAAgggatgtgttaaagtttaacacccccaaTTTTATAAACACctcaagggggtgttaaaagttgttaaacttgttaaactttaacacctttggtgggaaatgactccattgccccctcatttatggccggcggagagagagggaggagagagaagggttaacctgggaaaaagtggagagggggaccacttttaacacctttagcaagttttaacaccccctccatgtgtttatgaaaaatggggtgttaaactttaacacccaacttttaacacaagtgtttggataggaaagtgttaaaaagtgttaaaagtggggtgttaaactttaacacccccttcccaaacagggcctaaaagTGGGCTCCCTCTCCACTTTTTTCCACCATtacccccttctctctcctccctctctcttcgccggccataaatgagggggcatGGAGTCATTTtccaccaaaggtgttaaagtttaacacaccatccaaacaccccaatatgttaaactttagcactctatttgagagtgttaaaactttaacacttgttaaactttaacacagagtatccaaacaggccctagaTAAGAGATgggatgaaatgaaactataactctcagggcctgtttggtttcacatgcttatgcataagcaacttaaaataagcaaataagttgcttatgaaaccaatcactcttgcttatgAGGTTGCTTAAAATAAGCACATAAGCAACACAAGAGCTGCTTATTTTGCTTATGAGGTGCTCTTTACCCCTACCCTCATTTActccccctttctctcttcccCCGTCCACACTCTCTCCCCCTagatcccctttctctctccccccgTCCGCACTCTCTCCCCCCatatcccctttctctctctcgttCTCTCCACCAGAACTCGCTCCCCTGCGTCCCGTGCGCcatccctggcggcggcgcccctgcGCCATCCCTCCGTCGGCGCCCCTGCGCCACCTCTTCTCCGATCGTTTCCACTCCCTCCGCCCCTGCGTCATCCCTCCGTCTCACCGGCGACAGCCCTGCCACAGCACCttatccgccgccgcccacctctgCATAGtccccgccatcgccgcccccTCACTATTCAGCTTCGCCTGCCGCCGTCCCCCCCTTGCGCACCCACGCCGCCGACGGGCCATGCACTTCGAAGCCAGTGACGGCCCCTTGCGCATCCAAGGCGCCGCCCCCTTCTGCATCGACGCCACCGACGGGCCCTGCACCTCCAAGGCGCCCCACCCCCTGTTCAATCTCAATCCAAGTGAATCTCCATCCGCTGCCGGCCAAGGTCCTCCAGCCACATCTTGATCCGCCGCCGGTCGAGGCCCTCCAGCCACATCTcgatccgccgccggccgtgttCCGCAACCCAACCCCAAACCTGAAATCATGGACGGTTACCGTGATTTTTTTTTCGCAGGGGGCCTCATCCTCGACAGGTCCATCCTTCCCTCAACCCCCTGGTGTCCCCGACCCCGATGAGTTGGAGCTCCTGTCCCAATGGCCGCAGCAACCACGGGCAGCTCCTAGTGTATCGTTGGGGAGGGTTGGGATGGAGAATCTTGATATCAACTTGCAGCAAGAGAAATTCCCCTACATTGATGAGTACTCGGCATTACTCAATTGTGGAAGAGGGCGTGACGATGGCGGGAGACTAGGCTCGTTTCAACCTCCCCGTCAAAGCGCAAGTGGTGTTCCAATCGGCCGGGGAAGGAGTGCTACACGAGGTAGTCGCCGTGCCCGTGGAAAGAGTGTCAGCGCTTCACATTCGCCGCCCGCAGGTTCACATTCTTTCCTTCATCATGATTATGGTATGGTTCATTTGTATGGGAGACTTTTAGATATATTGTACATGTCTTGTCCAATGCTACTATTGGGAGAATTGAAACAATTTAGACATGTTCCAATGCTAATGTCCAATGCTACTGTAGGTATGGTTAGTTGTTTGTACAAATGTTGTAGATGCCATGTGTTGTGCAATTCTAATGTTGGGAGCCTTCAAACAATTTAGGCATTTGACGAGAATTCACAAACAATTCTGATTTAGTTGTTTCACTCAATTAGTTATTTGACTCAATTAG encodes the following:
- the LOC117859293 gene encoding ABC transporter G family member 36; translation: MDAAGDIQKVASMRRGDSGSMWRRGDDVFSRSSREEDDEEALRWAALEKLPTYDRVRRAIVPLGLGGDGAEAAGGGKGVVDVDVLSLGPQQRRALLERLVRVADEDNERFLLKLKDRVDRVGIDMPTIEVRFQNLEAEAEVRVGSSGLPTVLNSIVNTVEEAANALHLLPSRKRTMPILHDVSGIIKPRRMTLLLGPPGSGKTTLLLALAGRLDKDLKVTGKVTYNGHEMTEFVPERTYISQHDLHIGEMTVRETLAFSARCQGVGSRFDMLTELSRREKAANIKPDADIDAFMKASAMGGQEANVVTDYILKILGLEICADTMVGDEMLRGISGGQRKRVTTGEMLVGPARALFMDEISTGLDSSTTFQIVNSLRQSIHILGGTAVISLLQPAPETYNLFDDIILLSDGQVVYQGPREEVLEFFESLGFRCPERKGVADFLQEVTSKKDQKQYWARRDEPYRFVPVKEFATAFKSFHAGRAIANELAVPFDKSKSHPAALTTTRYGVSGKELLKANIDREILLMKRNSFVYMFRTFQLMLMSIIAMTLFFRTKMKHDTVTDGGLYMGALFFGVLMIMFNGFSELALTVFKLPVFFKQRDLLFFPAWSYTIPSWILKIPITFIEVGGYVFLTYYVIGFDPNVGRFFKQYLLLLAVNQMAAALFRFIGGAARNMIVANVFASFMLLVVMVLGGFILVREKIKKWWIWGYWISPMMYAQNAISVNEMLGHSWDKILNATASNETLGVQVLKSRGVFTEAKWYWIGFGAMVGFTILFNALFTLALTYLKPYGNSRPSVSEEELNEKHANMKGEVLDGNHLVSARSHRSTRANTETDSAIGEDDSSPAKRGMILPFVPLSLTFDNIRYSVDMPQEMKAQGVQEDRLELLKGVSGSFRPGVLTALMGVSGAGKTTLMDVLAGRKTGGYIEGDISISGYPKKQETFARISGYCEQNDIHSPQVTVYESLLFSAWLRLPKDVDSNTRKIFIEEVMELVELKPLRDSLVGLPGVNGLSTEQRKRLTIAVELVANPSIIFMDEPTSGLDARAAAIVMRTVRNTVDTGRTVVCTIHQPSIDIFEAFDELFLMKRGGEEIYAGPLGHHSSELIKYFEGIQGVSKIKDGYNPATWMLEVTTVSQEQILGVDFSEIYKNSELYQRNKALIKELSQPAPGSSDLHFPSKYAQSSITQCMACLWKQNLSYWRNPPYNTVRFFFTTIIALLLGTIFWDLGGKVKTSQDLLNAMGSMYSAVLFIGVMNCTSVQPVVAVERTVFYRERAAGMYSAFPYAFGQVVIELPYALAQDILYGVIVYSMIGFEWTAAKFFWYLFFGYFTLLYFTFYGMMAVGLTPNYHIASIVSSAFYAIWNLFSGFIIPRPRVPIWWRWYCWICPVAWTLYGLVVSQFGDMMTEMDNGKTVKVFIEDYFDFKHSWLGWVAAVVVAFAVLFAALFGFAIMKLNFQKR